The Fulvivirga ligni genome window below encodes:
- the porT gene encoding type IX secretion/gliding motility protein PorT/SprT — protein sequence MQTFNLWRKLYIHRGKIILSILFLIIATNLSFGQRRVGMNNPNYDDKLLSYGFLIGIHTSAYQLKYSDTFVTDSLDNLYSIDPKWSAGFSLGFIVNLRATDFLDIRALPTVAFYEHSLEYQAFDEAPFVETVETTVVELPILLKYKSERRGNTRMYFVGGVKPGYEAAGKNDVEAVGDDNLSIKEFNLSLDVGFGLDIYYPLFKFSPEIRFSRGMTNMLGPAGNQLSAGIDKINTNTITLYLLFQ from the coding sequence ATGCAGACCTTTAACCTTTGGCGTAAGCTCTATATACATAGGGGAAAAATAATCCTTTCGATTTTATTTCTGATTATTGCCACCAATTTGTCTTTTGGACAAAGACGGGTAGGTATGAATAACCCTAATTACGATGATAAATTATTAAGCTATGGCTTTTTAATTGGTATTCACACCTCAGCATATCAGCTTAAATATTCAGATACTTTTGTAACTGATTCATTAGATAATCTTTACTCAATAGATCCAAAATGGTCTGCCGGTTTTTCTCTCGGGTTTATTGTTAACCTCCGAGCTACTGATTTTCTAGATATCAGAGCACTACCTACGGTTGCTTTTTATGAGCATTCTTTAGAATATCAGGCCTTTGACGAAGCTCCATTTGTTGAAACGGTAGAAACCACGGTCGTTGAGTTGCCAATATTGTTGAAGTATAAGTCTGAGCGTAGGGGTAATACGCGGATGTATTTCGTAGGAGGCGTTAAGCCAGGTTATGAGGCAGCGGGTAAAAATGATGTGGAGGCAGTTGGGGATGATAACCTTAGTATAAAAGAATTTAACCTGTCATTGGACGTAGGGTTTGGTCTGGATATTTATTATCCGTTATTTAAATTTTCACCTGAGATACGATTTTCACGAGGCATGACCAATATGCTTGGACCAGCTGGAAATCAATTGAGTGCAGGTATCGATAAAATCAATACAAATACAATAACCTTGTATTTATTATTCCAATAA
- a CDS encoding SiaB family protein kinase: MKYIFDLHQTMQDHNLILVYEGEFTQEITKSVLAMAERNMDSSGEESSIKRKVFNVMVECLQNIVKHADEVTNNHSAIFMIGKHQDEYIIISGNPIRKENVEGLKSRLKEINDLDKDGLKALYKDIIRNTEISDKGGAGLGFVDMARKSGQKLGFDFLEMEDGNSFFCLKSCISRA, from the coding sequence ATGAAGTATATTTTCGACTTACACCAAACCATGCAAGATCACAATCTTATCTTGGTTTATGAAGGTGAATTTACTCAGGAAATAACCAAGTCCGTGCTGGCTATGGCAGAGCGTAATATGGATTCATCGGGAGAAGAATCAAGCATTAAAAGGAAAGTGTTTAATGTGATGGTAGAGTGTCTTCAGAATATTGTTAAACATGCTGATGAGGTAACTAACAATCATTCTGCAATATTCATGATAGGTAAACACCAGGATGAGTACATCATCATATCTGGAAACCCTATTAGAAAGGAAAATGTAGAAGGCCTTAAATCCAGACTTAAAGAAATCAATGATTTAGATAAGGATGGTTTGAAAGCATTATACAAGGACATCATCAGAAATACTGAAATTTCAGATAAAGGTGGTGCTGGTTTAGGCTTTGTTGACATGGCGCGTAAATCTGGTCAGAAATTAGGGTTTGACTTCCTGGAAATGGAAGATGGAAACTCATTCTTCTGCCTGAAATCATGCATTTCAAGAGCTTAA
- a CDS encoding ATP-binding cassette domain-containing protein — MSEEILKALTQLFAIITKQDGGVTEKERLFVISFFKQELDQDSVKEYLELYDKFSGYSEEPQSEEEPVKKKKLTSVRDSVKTLGLCKKINKTLTQKQKVVVLIKILELVGADKNFTPQRMEIIDTISTVFNIVKDEYKLIEAFVLQENIENINYSDVLIANKEDIDGEKEYKHIKTEIHGDLIFLRVNSVDMYFTKYIGKDDLVLNGFIMQKNRVYLYSHGSTIKTPQGSALYYSDLIGLFNEEFNTTKLSFNAHIKEFRFPNGGLGLRDVQIAEGPGKLIGIMGASGAGKTTLLNVLAGIEKPTVGSIEINGYDIFENKDQIHGVIGYVSQDDLLIEELTVYENLYYNAKLCFADYTEEELKKRVIDVLESLGLDQRKDLKVGSVLDKTISGGQRKRLNIALELIREPAILFVDEPTSGLSSRDSENVIDLLKELSLKGKLIFVVIHQPSSDIYKMFDKMYIMDTGGYPVFYGNPVEAVSYFKKATNQVDSQRGQCEVCGNVNPEQIFNIIEAKVVDEYGQLTNKRKVNPKQWNDSYQENFSISKVEDVKEEPPHSLNIPNKIKQAAIFTKRDLLSKLSNKQYLLINLLEAPLLAIILAFIIRYKSSPDGDEYIFRFNENIPAFMLMSIVVALFMGLTVSAEEIIRDRKILKRESFLNLSWNSYLMSKVIILFAFSAIQTLTFVIVGDLILEIRAMTFSFWFVLFTCSCLANVIGLNISSAFNSAVTVYVMIPLLLIPQMILSGLLFSFDKLNNVISTKGKVPLVADMMASRWAYEALAVNQFKSNPYEEPYYEYEKFESQADFKAAYLVEELKEYQNYINDKYKSDNDSILQIVDKDFVVMRNEIAKDSYREGIEKLDLNKQLTREGYTEEVSQTLTNYFTNYKAHYQDIYNKIVAQREKLMFNLQQQEDYDLNEFKNKYFNESLADLVTNVNVKERIMEHNGELLQRINPVYNEPDQPENIIDYRTHFFAPTKYFFGVEIDTFWFNTIVIWLMTLILYITLYFEVLRKGLSAFGKINFSFKKAS, encoded by the coding sequence ATGAGTGAGGAAATACTTAAAGCTCTTACCCAGTTATTCGCCATTATAACCAAGCAAGATGGAGGTGTTACGGAAAAGGAGAGGCTTTTTGTTATTAGTTTTTTTAAACAAGAGCTAGATCAGGATTCTGTAAAAGAATATCTTGAGCTATATGATAAATTCTCAGGATATTCTGAGGAGCCTCAAAGTGAAGAAGAGCCAGTCAAGAAAAAGAAGCTTACTTCTGTTCGTGACTCAGTGAAGACTCTTGGCTTGTGTAAAAAAATTAATAAGACACTTACTCAAAAGCAGAAAGTTGTTGTACTAATTAAAATCTTAGAACTCGTAGGAGCTGATAAAAATTTCACTCCTCAGAGAATGGAGATTATTGATACAATTAGTACTGTATTTAACATCGTTAAAGATGAGTACAAGCTCATAGAAGCATTTGTTCTTCAAGAAAACATCGAGAATATCAACTACAGTGATGTTCTTATTGCCAATAAGGAGGACATTGATGGGGAAAAAGAATACAAGCACATTAAAACAGAAATTCATGGCGATCTGATTTTCCTAAGGGTTAACAGTGTGGACATGTATTTCACAAAATATATAGGTAAAGATGACCTTGTTCTTAATGGATTTATCATGCAAAAGAACCGGGTTTATCTTTACTCTCATGGTAGTACCATTAAAACACCACAGGGCTCAGCTCTATATTACAGTGATTTAATAGGTCTTTTTAATGAAGAATTCAATACTACCAAACTATCATTCAACGCCCACATTAAAGAATTTAGATTTCCAAATGGTGGTCTCGGTTTAAGAGATGTACAAATAGCGGAAGGACCTGGAAAACTCATAGGCATTATGGGTGCCAGTGGTGCGGGTAAAACTACACTTCTCAACGTATTAGCCGGTATAGAAAAACCAACCGTTGGTAGCATAGAGATCAACGGCTATGATATATTTGAGAATAAGGATCAAATCCATGGTGTTATTGGATATGTTTCTCAAGATGATCTATTGATTGAGGAATTGACGGTTTATGAAAACCTGTACTATAACGCCAAATTATGTTTCGCTGACTACACTGAAGAAGAGCTTAAAAAGCGTGTTATAGATGTGCTTGAAAGCCTTGGTCTGGACCAAAGAAAAGATTTGAAGGTAGGTAGCGTTCTGGATAAGACCATAAGTGGAGGACAGAGAAAGAGACTCAACATTGCTCTTGAGTTGATCAGAGAACCAGCCATTTTATTTGTAGATGAGCCAACTTCTGGTTTAAGTTCCAGAGACTCTGAAAACGTAATAGATCTTCTAAAGGAGCTTTCATTAAAAGGAAAGTTAATATTCGTAGTTATTCACCAGCCATCGTCAGACATCTACAAGATGTTTGACAAAATGTATATCATGGATACTGGTGGATACCCTGTTTTCTACGGTAATCCGGTTGAGGCGGTTAGCTACTTTAAAAAAGCAACAAATCAGGTAGATAGCCAAAGGGGACAATGTGAGGTCTGCGGAAATGTAAATCCCGAGCAAATATTCAATATTATAGAGGCCAAAGTTGTTGATGAATATGGCCAGCTCACCAATAAGAGAAAAGTAAATCCTAAGCAATGGAATGACAGCTATCAGGAAAACTTCTCTATTAGCAAAGTAGAAGATGTCAAAGAAGAGCCTCCACACTCTCTAAACATCCCTAATAAGATTAAACAGGCTGCTATCTTTACAAAGAGAGATCTTTTAAGCAAGTTAAGTAACAAGCAATACTTGTTAATCAACTTATTAGAAGCTCCACTCCTAGCGATTATATTAGCTTTTATCATACGTTATAAAAGCTCACCTGACGGTGATGAATATATCTTCAGATTTAACGAAAACATCCCAGCCTTTATGCTCATGAGCATAGTTGTTGCTCTTTTCATGGGATTAACCGTGAGTGCCGAAGAAATAATAAGAGACAGAAAGATACTTAAACGGGAATCCTTCCTTAATCTTAGCTGGAATAGTTATTTAATGTCAAAGGTTATCATACTGTTTGCTTTTTCAGCTATCCAAACCTTAACCTTCGTAATAGTAGGCGATCTGATTCTTGAAATCAGAGCAATGACTTTCTCATTCTGGTTTGTGCTATTTACATGCTCATGCTTAGCTAACGTAATCGGATTGAACATCTCAAGCGCGTTCAATTCGGCTGTGACAGTTTATGTAATGATTCCGCTTTTACTCATTCCTCAAATGATTTTAAGCGGGCTATTATTCAGCTTTGATAAACTGAATAATGTAATTAGCACTAAAGGCAAAGTACCTTTAGTAGCTGATATGATGGCCTCAAGATGGGCATATGAGGCTTTAGCTGTTAATCAATTTAAGAGTAACCCATACGAAGAGCCTTATTATGAATATGAGAAATTTGAATCACAAGCAGATTTTAAAGCGGCTTATTTAGTAGAGGAGTTAAAAGAGTATCAGAACTATATTAATGACAAATATAAGTCTGACAATGATTCCATCTTACAAATTGTAGATAAGGACTTCGTTGTTATGCGTAATGAGATAGCAAAAGATTCCTACAGAGAAGGGATCGAAAAGCTAGATTTAAACAAACAGTTAACCCGAGAGGGGTATACTGAAGAGGTTAGCCAGACTCTGACTAACTATTTCACGAATTATAAGGCTCATTATCAAGACATTTATAATAAGATTGTAGCTCAGAGAGAGAAGTTAATGTTTAATCTTCAGCAGCAAGAAGATTATGACCTTAATGAGTTTAAAAACAAATACTTTAATGAAAGTCTGGCAGATTTAGTGACGAACGTGAATGTGAAAGAAAGGATTATGGAACATAATGGGGAGTTACTTCAAAGGATAAACCCAGTATATAATGAACCTGATCAGCCAGAAAATATTATTGATTATAGAACACATTTTTTTGCACCGACCAAATATTTCTTTGGTGTTGAGATAGATACTTTCTGGTTTAACACTATAGTAATTTGGTTGATGACATTGATTCTTTACATTACGCTTTATTTTGAAGTTTTGAGAAAGGGTCTGAGTGCGTTTGGCAAAATCAATTTTTCATTCAAAAAGGCAAGTTAA
- a CDS encoding SDR family NAD(P)-dependent oxidoreductase: protein MSKRKALITGATSGIGLATAKTLAENNFDIIICGRRLERLKSLQDELSSLCEVKILSFDVSRSNEVKKAINSLPDDWKVIDVLVNNAGNAHGLSPIQDGSIEDWDAMIDINVKGLLYMTKEVIPGMVERERGHVVNIGSIAGKEVYANGNVYCASKHAVDAINKGMLLDLNAYNIKVTSINPGLVETEFSKVRFKGDEERANNVYKGFDPLVAQDIADTILFVVTRPAHVNISDLTIFPTAQASATTVNKSK from the coding sequence ATGAGTAAAAGAAAGGCTTTAATCACAGGAGCTACTTCCGGTATAGGTTTAGCTACAGCTAAAACTTTGGCTGAAAATAACTTTGATATCATCATTTGTGGTAGAAGACTGGAGAGACTTAAGAGCCTTCAGGATGAACTATCTTCGCTTTGTGAAGTGAAGATACTCTCATTTGATGTAAGTAGGTCTAATGAAGTTAAAAAGGCCATAAACTCATTGCCTGATGATTGGAAAGTAATTGATGTTCTGGTGAATAATGCCGGAAATGCACATGGATTATCACCTATTCAAGATGGAAGCATTGAAGATTGGGATGCCATGATCGATATCAATGTCAAAGGACTTTTGTATATGACCAAGGAGGTTATTCCTGGTATGGTAGAAAGAGAACGAGGTCACGTGGTAAATATAGGCTCCATAGCAGGTAAAGAAGTGTATGCTAATGGTAATGTCTATTGTGCTTCTAAACACGCTGTAGATGCTATCAACAAAGGTATGTTGCTGGATTTAAATGCCTACAACATCAAAGTCACTTCTATCAACCCGGGCTTGGTAGAAACTGAGTTTTCCAAGGTTCGCTTTAAAGGAGATGAAGAAAGAGCAAATAACGTTTATAAGGGGTTTGATCCCTTGGTAGCTCAAGATATAGCTGATACAATATTATTTGTTGTAACAAGGCCCGCACACGTAAATATTAGTGATCTCACCATATTCCCGACTGCACAGGCCAGTGCCACTACAGTGAATAAATCAAAATAA
- a CDS encoding PAS domain S-box protein, translating into MFNKLTISKKITALVIAVVILTVLAISFLSYKLTKDTIRDNYIENLSVIADSKAEKLESNFDHVIANLKLLQNSKILKEGVNIDDAPAGGMGMDMMVLPDMGDATEETTSEEGGMDMMDSGMDMMDSGMDMMSSAPDESMADMGFGGMEEMSAPASTISNEEVSEWLQNLKKINNYADIYITRTTGKILFSTDASVDASNNFSSTSILDNAVNDIYFSNIDNDGESDFIYAGAPITHPSEKKSLLFIKIRMDPIYKSINDTTGLGKTGEIILARIDTTTKNINFLNHPRNSSDSSFVSRKEAEFSVAVQQSVRGMDGAGYTDDYRGVETVAAWRAIPNVKWGLVAKIDSNEIFDEIDSLLYKLLASGLIVAILATLISLIFSKYLTKPLNSLKKTLELVGNGILPEQVEKQSNDELGTMAVSLNYLVKTLKGTARFAQQIGEGNFDANFKPISDDDDLGISLVNMRDNLIEAEKRDKQRNWIVTGVAEIGEILRAHDNLETLGDETIKYIINKIGAVQGAFYVINDDEGAPALEMKSSFAYNRKKHLQSKFKFAEGLIGQAAAEKDTILRTEIPVDYVTITSGILGDQRPTCLLIVPLITDEKVYGVLEFAGFGKFDQGKVKFVEELSLILARTVFNIKVNERTRKLLQESQTMSAELQEKQEILRQNAEEMQATQEELQNSNNKLEEQIEEVNRTQKRMQLLLENASEVITIYEEDETIRYISPSVEPILGYSQKEMMGVTDVDKVHPEAVEAFKNMFTQLKANPEEQVTIQYEYKTKEGNYIWLESTGTNFMSNPAIHGLIVNSTDITERRRAEQEQRMRSKMQALSENSPDLIARLESDTISYINPIIEEYTGNKPNEYINHNVSETDLNGKVLEQWLRIVEEVNSSNDKVATEMDFPSEMGDRVMQVNAIPEYDESQHIESVLVVSHDITERKIIELEIQNKNKKIADSINYAKRIQNAILPNNSVINKILPDSFILYKPKDVVSGDFPWYVQVGNDIYMAAVDCTGHGVPGALLSLIGYFLLNDIVRSRKISDPGIILDQLDEGVTTTLRQDQDDSKTKDGMDIALCKINVEKRTVEYAGAHRPLYVMQNGEMIEIKGNKFAIGGGIYKNQTNFTSHKIALNEGDSFYFCSDGFPDQFGGPDNRKYGPKRTRTIITEIHEKSMKDAYKIIDKEWEEWRGDEKQTDDVLLIGIKF; encoded by the coding sequence ATGTTTAATAAACTGACTATAAGTAAAAAAATCACAGCTCTGGTAATTGCAGTAGTAATACTCACTGTACTTGCCATCAGCTTTCTGTCCTATAAGCTTACCAAAGACACTATTCGCGATAATTATATTGAAAACCTTAGTGTAATCGCTGACAGTAAGGCGGAAAAATTAGAATCTAACTTTGACCATGTAATTGCTAATCTAAAGCTGCTACAAAACTCTAAAATCCTAAAAGAAGGGGTTAACATAGATGATGCACCAGCCGGCGGCATGGGCATGGATATGATGGTTTTACCAGACATGGGTGATGCCACTGAAGAAACTACCTCCGAGGAAGGCGGTATGGATATGATGGATTCTGGAATGGACATGATGGATTCCGGGATGGATATGATGAGTTCTGCACCTGATGAATCAATGGCTGACATGGGCTTCGGTGGAATGGAAGAAATGAGCGCTCCAGCCTCAACTATATCCAATGAAGAGGTAAGTGAATGGCTACAAAATCTTAAAAAGATTAACAACTACGCTGACATTTACATTACACGAACTACCGGAAAGATTTTATTCTCCACAGATGCCAGTGTAGATGCCTCAAATAACTTCTCATCTACTAGTATACTAGATAACGCAGTTAATGATATCTACTTTAGTAATATAGATAACGACGGTGAGTCTGATTTTATTTATGCAGGAGCACCAATAACACATCCATCAGAAAAGAAGTCTCTTCTTTTCATAAAAATAAGAATGGATCCTATCTATAAGTCTATAAATGACACTACAGGTTTAGGTAAAACTGGTGAAATCATCCTTGCAAGAATTGATACTACCACTAAAAATATAAACTTCTTAAATCATCCTAGAAATAGCTCTGACAGTTCATTTGTTAGTAGAAAAGAAGCTGAATTTTCCGTGGCTGTGCAGCAATCTGTAAGAGGAATGGATGGAGCCGGCTACACAGATGACTACAGAGGTGTGGAAACTGTAGCGGCTTGGAGAGCTATCCCAAATGTAAAATGGGGTCTGGTTGCTAAAATCGACAGCAATGAAATCTTTGATGAGATTGATAGTCTTTTATACAAACTTTTAGCTTCAGGGTTAATAGTAGCTATTCTGGCAACATTAATCTCATTAATATTCTCAAAATACTTAACTAAGCCATTAAACTCGCTTAAGAAAACATTGGAACTTGTAGGAAATGGTATTTTACCAGAACAAGTAGAAAAACAATCAAATGACGAGCTAGGTACAATGGCAGTTAGCCTTAATTATTTGGTTAAGACGCTTAAAGGCACTGCGCGTTTTGCTCAGCAAATTGGTGAAGGAAACTTCGATGCTAACTTTAAGCCTATCAGTGATGACGATGATTTGGGTATATCTCTTGTAAACATGAGGGATAACCTAATTGAAGCTGAAAAGAGAGATAAGCAACGCAACTGGATTGTAACAGGGGTAGCAGAAATTGGCGAGATCTTAAGAGCTCATGATAATCTTGAGACTCTGGGTGATGAAACTATTAAATATATCATCAATAAAATCGGAGCTGTTCAAGGAGCCTTCTATGTAATCAATGATGATGAAGGTGCACCTGCTCTTGAAATGAAGTCAAGCTTTGCTTATAACAGAAAAAAACACTTACAGTCCAAGTTTAAATTTGCAGAAGGATTAATCGGTCAGGCTGCAGCTGAAAAAGACACTATATTAAGAACCGAAATTCCAGTAGATTATGTAACAATCACATCCGGAATTTTAGGAGATCAAAGGCCTACTTGCTTATTAATAGTGCCATTGATAACTGACGAAAAGGTGTATGGTGTACTAGAATTTGCAGGATTTGGGAAGTTTGATCAGGGCAAAGTAAAGTTCGTAGAGGAGCTGAGTTTAATTCTGGCAAGAACAGTATTCAACATTAAAGTTAACGAGAGAACACGTAAGCTATTACAGGAATCTCAAACCATGAGTGCTGAACTTCAAGAAAAGCAGGAGATCTTAAGACAGAATGCTGAAGAAATGCAGGCCACTCAGGAAGAGCTTCAAAACTCTAACAACAAACTAGAAGAGCAAATTGAAGAGGTGAACAGAACGCAGAAGAGAATGCAGCTTCTTCTTGAAAACGCTTCTGAGGTAATCACTATCTATGAAGAAGATGAGACCATCAGATATATCAGTCCATCTGTAGAGCCTATTTTAGGATACTCTCAGAAGGAAATGATGGGTGTAACTGATGTTGACAAGGTACATCCTGAAGCAGTGGAAGCATTTAAGAATATGTTTACCCAGCTGAAGGCAAACCCAGAAGAGCAAGTAACCATTCAGTATGAGTACAAAACTAAAGAAGGTAATTACATCTGGTTAGAATCTACAGGTACTAACTTCATGTCGAATCCAGCCATCCACGGCTTAATAGTTAACTCTACGGATATTACTGAAAGAAGAAGGGCTGAGCAGGAGCAAAGAATGAGAAGTAAGATGCAGGCCTTATCAGAAAATTCACCTGACTTAATTGCCAGATTAGAATCTGATACTATCTCTTATATCAACCCAATCATTGAAGAATATACTGGAAACAAACCTAACGAATACATTAATCATAATGTGAGCGAAACGGACCTTAACGGAAAAGTTTTAGAACAATGGTTAAGAATAGTAGAAGAGGTAAATTCATCTAATGACAAGGTAGCTACTGAAATGGACTTCCCTTCTGAAATGGGAGACCGTGTAATGCAGGTGAATGCTATCCCGGAATATGATGAATCACAGCATATTGAATCAGTTCTAGTAGTATCTCACGATATTACTGAGCGTAAAATCATTGAGTTAGAAATTCAGAATAAGAATAAAAAGATTGCGGATAGTATTAACTACGCCAAGCGTATCCAAAATGCTATTCTTCCTAATAACTCTGTCATTAACAAGATATTACCTGACTCTTTCATTTTGTATAAACCGAAGGATGTAGTTAGTGGTGACTTCCCTTGGTATGTGCAGGTAGGAAATGACATTTATATGGCTGCTGTAGATTGTACAGGACATGGTGTACCAGGAGCGTTATTATCTTTAATAGGATACTTCCTACTAAATGATATTGTAAGAAGTAGAAAAATATCTGATCCTGGTATAATCTTAGATCAGCTGGATGAAGGTGTTACTACCACTTTAAGACAAGATCAAGATGATTCGAAGACTAAAGATGGTATGGATATAGCTCTTTGTAAGATCAACGTTGAAAAGCGTACCGTTGAATACGCAGGAGCTCACAGACCATTATATGTAATGCAAAATGGTGAAATGATTGAAATCAAAGGTAATAAGTTCGCTATAGGTGGAGGTATCTATAAGAACCAAACCAATTTCACCAGTCATAAGATTGCATTAAATGAGGGAGATTCCTTCTACTTCTGTTCTGATGGATTCCCTGATCAATTCGGAGGACCGGACAATAGAAAATATGGCCCTAAACGAACCAGAACCATTATTACAGAAATCCATGAAAAATCGATGAAAGACGCTTACAAAATCATCGATAAAGAGTGGGAAGAATGGAGAGGTGATGAGAAGCAAACAGATGACGTTTTATTAATAGGAATAAAATTTTAG
- a CDS encoding alpha/beta hydrolase, which translates to MEQKRIKFGFSARYFQQGELNSETKQIIFLLHGYGQQAKYFIRKFQILENPYTCLIAPEGLSKFYLQGFSGRVGATWMTKEDRLNDIDNYINYLNEIYSTTKEQIGNTSFKISVIGFSQGAATVSRWVVDNQVPFDKIILWAGVFPPDMDFEKASEVLQQKEIHYVYGLSDQFISEERLEEMRAISQKLGISPKVLTFDGEHDIDQETLGSLF; encoded by the coding sequence ATGGAACAGAAAAGGATCAAATTTGGATTTTCCGCTCGCTATTTTCAACAAGGAGAGCTAAACTCTGAAACCAAACAAATAATTTTTCTTTTGCATGGCTATGGTCAACAAGCCAAGTATTTTATAAGAAAATTTCAAATCCTAGAAAACCCTTACACCTGCCTAATAGCCCCGGAAGGGTTATCAAAATTTTATTTACAAGGTTTCTCAGGTCGGGTTGGTGCTACCTGGATGACGAAAGAAGATAGGCTCAATGACATTGATAATTACATCAACTATCTAAATGAGATATACAGTACTACTAAAGAGCAGATTGGTAATACTTCATTTAAGATATCGGTTATCGGTTTTTCTCAAGGTGCTGCTACCGTCAGTCGATGGGTAGTTGATAATCAAGTACCATTTGATAAAATCATACTATGGGCAGGAGTATTTCCACCTGACATGGATTTTGAGAAAGCCTCTGAGGTTCTTCAACAGAAAGAGATACATTATGTATATGGCCTTTCAGATCAGTTTATTTCAGAAGAGAGATTAGAGGAGATGCGAGCGATCTCCCAAAAGCTAGGAATATCACCCAAAGTACTCACCTTCGATGGTGAGCACGATATTGATCAGGAAACGTTAGGATCCTTATTTTGA
- the ubiE gene encoding bifunctional demethylmenaquinone methyltransferase/2-methoxy-6-polyprenyl-1,4-benzoquinol methylase UbiE → MSSVLPYKEQSSGKKEQVANMFNNISKKYDFLNHFLSMGIDIVWRKKAIKMLKSHQPKQILDIATGTADFAIESLKLNPDAVIGVDISEGMLEVGRKKLKERKLDHKIELRLGDSEKLLFDDNKFDAVIVSFGVRNFENLEKGLSDMFRVLKPGGKVVILEFSRPAKFPFKNIYNFYFKAILPKIGKVISKDRAAYTYLPESVQAFPDGQNFLKVLNKVGFKNTKCRPLTFGVSSIYIGEK, encoded by the coding sequence ATGTCTTCAGTTTTACCTTACAAGGAGCAATCAAGTGGAAAGAAGGAGCAGGTTGCTAACATGTTCAATAACATTAGCAAGAAATATGATTTCCTAAATCATTTTCTCAGCATGGGTATTGATATTGTGTGGAGAAAGAAAGCTATTAAAATGCTTAAATCTCATCAGCCTAAACAGATTTTGGATATTGCTACAGGTACTGCAGATTTTGCCATCGAGTCATTAAAGCTCAATCCAGATGCTGTTATCGGAGTAGATATATCCGAAGGTATGCTTGAGGTAGGTAGGAAAAAACTAAAGGAAAGAAAACTGGATCATAAGATAGAGCTAAGATTAGGTGACTCTGAAAAGCTTTTGTTTGATGACAATAAGTTCGATGCTGTAATCGTTTCTTTTGGTGTAAGGAATTTTGAAAACCTGGAAAAAGGTCTTAGCGACATGTTCAGGGTTTTAAAGCCTGGAGGTAAAGTAGTAATCCTTGAGTTTTCAAGGCCGGCTAAATTTCCGTTCAAGAATATTTACAATTTTTATTTTAAAGCAATTTTGCCTAAAATAGGTAAAGTAATTTCTAAGGACAGAGCCGCTTATACTTATTTGCCAGAGTCAGTACAGGCTTTTCCTGATGGACAGAATTTTCTTAAAGTTTTAAATAAAGTAGGGTTCAAAAATACTAAATGCAGACCTTTAACCTTTGGCGTAAGCTCTATATACATAGGGGAAAAATAA
- a CDS encoding DUF1987 domain-containing protein has product MDILNLEGTEDTPKIILDKGNGIYEISGRSLPEDSAEFYQPVLDWIEEYSKAPNPSTDFMFKLEYFNTASSKLILDVLSALEDIDGVNIIWYFHEDDEDMEEAGEEFSELVEIPFEFKTY; this is encoded by the coding sequence ATGGATATACTTAATTTAGAAGGAACTGAAGATACCCCAAAAATAATATTAGATAAAGGAAATGGTATTTATGAAATCTCTGGAAGATCACTTCCTGAAGATTCTGCAGAATTCTATCAACCTGTTTTAGATTGGATAGAAGAGTACTCTAAAGCTCCTAACCCTTCTACCGATTTCATGTTTAAACTAGAATACTTCAATACAGCTTCATCTAAACTTATATTAGATGTATTGTCTGCATTGGAAGATATTGATGGCGTAAACATTATTTGGTACTTCCATGAAGATGATGAAGATATGGAAGAGGCTGGTGAGGAGTTCTCTGAGTTGGTAGAGATACCATTCGAGTTCAAAACTTACTAA